A stretch of the Paramormyrops kingsleyae isolate MSU_618 chromosome 16, PKINGS_0.4, whole genome shotgun sequence genome encodes the following:
- the lig4 gene encoding DNA ligase 4 translates to MEEEPSSADTSQSSVASQVPFLHLCLTLEKIQKAKSRPDKAKCLSDFIDSWRKFHAALHKDNPRTTDSFYPAMRLLVPQFERERMAYGIKESMLAKLFIEVLGLPKNGPEANKLLNYRAPTTSKGDSGDFAIMAYFVLKKRCMSKGKLTIREVNDFLDSVAINNAAKKKDLVKKNLLHLLTQTSALEQKWLIRMIVKDMKLGISKDTVLQVFHPDATELYNVTTDLSKVCQKLHDPTVSLSDVSIELFSAFKPMLAAIANIKQIEKQMNNQTFYIQTKLDGERIQMHKDGDVYKYFTRNSFEYTQQFGTSPLEGSLTPFIHNVFKCHVNRCILDGEMMAYNPTTDTFMQKGSKFDIKRLVEDSELQTCFCVFDVLLVNDQKFGHETLRKRCDILKTVFTPLKGRIHLVPKIEAKTMQEVVNALNEAIDNREEGIMVKDPMSTYKPDKRGEGWLKIKPEYMDGLMDELDLLILGGYWGKGSRGGMISHFLCGLAEPPKPGEKPTVFHSLCRIGSGYTMKELYDLGLKLAKHWKVFRKNNPPASILCGTEKPEVYIEPCNSVIIQVKAAEIVYSDMYKTNCALRFPRIERIREDKEWHQCMTLDDLDQLQSKSSGKLASRHLYINEDEPDKKKRKFVAKPKKAIGIVDHYKSQDLSSVTKEFDMFEDVEFCIMNGSEEHPKAELEKGVAKCGGIIVQNPGKDTYCVIAAVENLRVKNLISANQHDIVWASWLLECLEKKGLVPWQPRHMIHMSPSTQEHFSKEYDQFGDSYYVDTDVPQLREVFSRVKTSGPEVPSISNVEARYAFDDLPTSMFRPFAVYFDRCADIGDTKSRIRGTCLDTRSLELCFHGGTVVSALAEGVSHVIVAEDTRVQQLKMLRRIFAKKFKIVRESWVTDSIKAGHLQNDNDYLV, encoded by the coding sequence ATGGAAGAAGAACCAAGCAGTGCTGACACCTCTCAGAGTTCTGTAGCTTCCCAAGTTCCATTTCTACATCTGTGTTTGACAttagaaaaaatacagaaagcTAAGTCTCGACCCGATAAGGCCAAGTGTCTGTCAGATTTTATTGATTCCTGGAGGAAATTCCATGCTGCCCTCCACAAAGATAATCCCAGAACCACTGATTCTTTTTACCCAGCCATGCGTCTTCTTGTTCCCCAGTTTGAGCGAGAACGAATGGCCTATGGTATCAAGGAGAGCATGCTTGCCAAATTGTTTATTGAGGTGTTGGGGCTTCCAAAAAATGGACCAGAAGCGAACAAACTTCTGAACTACAGAGCTCCTACGACGTCTAAGGGAGATTCAGGGGATTTTGCCATCATGGCTTATTTTGTCTTGAAGAAACGATGCATGAGTAAGGGAAAGCTGACTATTAGGGAGGTAAATGACTTCTTGGACTCAGTGGCTATCAACAATGCTGCTAAAAAGAAGGATCTTGTCAAGAAGAACTTATTACATTTGTTAACACAGACCTCAGCCCTGGAGCAGAAGTGGCTCATTCGGATGATTGTGAAAGACATGAAACTGGGCATAAGCAAGGATACTGTACTCCAGGTCTTTCACCCAGATGCAACAGAGCTGTACAATGTCACTACAGACCTTTCCAAAGTGTGTCAGAAGCTTCATGATCCTACTGTATCTCTCAGCGACGTATCCATCGAATTGTTCTCAGCTTTCAAGCCTATGCTGGCAGCTATTGCCAACATCAAGCAAATAGAGAAACAGATGAACAATCAAACTTTCTACATTCAGACAAAGTTAGATGGAGAACGCATCCAGATGCACAAAGATGGGGATGTGTACAAATACTTCACCCGCAATTCTTTTGAGTATACTCAGCAGTTTGGGACATCACCATTAGAGGGATCTTTGACCCCCTTCATTCACAATGTCTTCAAGTGCCATGTTAATAGATGCATCTTGGATGGGGAGATGATGGCATACAACCCCACCACTGACACGTTCATGCAGAAAGGTAGCAAGTTTGACATCAAAAGGTTAGTAGAAGATTCTGAATTGCAGACCTGCTTCTGTGTCTTTGATGTTCTTCTAGTTAATGATCAAAAATTTGGACATGAGACACTGAGGAAACGTTGTGATATTCTGAAGACCGTCTTCACCCCGCTTAAGGGGCGAATTCATTTAGTGCCTAAAATTGAAGCTAAAACCATGCAGGAGGTGGTTAATGCCTTAAATGAAGCCATTGACAATCGTGAGGAAGGGATCATGGTAAAGGATCCCATGTCTACATACAAGCCAGACAAGCGAGGAGAGGGGTGGCTCAAGATAAAACCAGAATACATGGATGGTTTGATGGACGAGCTTGACCTGTTGATCCTGGGGGGTTACTGGGGAAAAGGTTCCCGAGGTGGGATGATTTCTCATTTTCTGTGTGGCCTCGCTGAACCTCCAAAACCCGGAGAGAAACCAACGGTGTTTCATTCATTGTGCCGCATTGGCTCAGGTTACACTATGAAGGAACTGTATGACCTGGGCCTAAAGCTTGCTAAGCACTGGAAGGTCTTTCGCAAGAATAATCCTCCAGCATCCATACTGTGTGGCACCGAGAAACCAGAAGTTTACATTGAACCTTGCAACTCGGTGATTATTCAGGTCAAGGCAGCTGAAATAGTGTATAGTGATATGTATAAAACAAACTGCGCTCTGCGTTTCCCCAGGATAGAGAGAATCAGGGAAGATAAGGAATGGCACCAGTGCATGACGCTAGATGACCTTGATCAGTTGCAGAGCAAGTCCTCTGGGAAGCTGGCATCAAGACACCTGTATATCAATGAAGACGAGCCCGATAAGAAGAAGCGGAAGTTTGTGGCAAAACCCAAGAAAGCCATTGGCATTGTTGACCACTACAAATCCCAAGACCTGTCCAGCGTGACCAAAGAATTCGATATGTTTGAAGACGTGGAGTTTTGCATCATGAATGGGAGTGAAGAGCATCCCAAGGCTGAGCTGGAGAAAGGAGTGGCGAAATGTGGTGGAATCATAGTACAGAATCCTGGCAAGGACACCTACTGTGTCATTGCAGCTGTCGAAAACCTGAGGGTGAAGAACCTGATTTCAGCTAATCAGCACGACATTGTGTGGGCATCCTGGCTGCTGGAATGTCTGGAAAAAAAGGGTCTGGTACCATGGCAGCCCCGTCACATGATTCATATGTCTCCATCCACGCAGGAACATTTTTCCAAGGAGTATGACCAGTTTGGTGATAGCTATTATGTTGACACTGATGTACCGCAGCTAAGAGAAGTTTTCTCCAGAGTAAAGACCTCAGGGCCAGAAGTGCCGTCCATTTCAAACGTGGAGGCGAGGTACGCCTTTGATGACTTGCCCACCAGCATGTTCAGGCCTTTCGCAGTCTATTTCGACCGCTGTGCTGACATCGGGGACACCAAGAGCCGAATACGTGGGACGTGCTTGGACACGCGGTCACTGGAGCTTTGCTTCCATGGAGGAACCGTGGTATCGGCGCTTGCAGAAGGGGTCTCTCATGTCATTGTTGCAGAGGACACTCGAGTCCAGCAGCTAAAAATGCTCCGACGCATTTTTGccaaaaaatttaaaattgtGAGAGAATCCTGGGTGACAGACTCTATCAAAGCAGGGCATTTGCAGAATGATAATGACTACCTAGTATAA
- the LOC111843646 gene encoding tumor necrosis factor ligand superfamily member 13B-like, which produces MAAALRSGSSCAAPEAQNRRLSWAVLVLTLAAVTSSSLSVLSLYHILALKAEVVGLHAELSRRRSEQQSVSIQRLAGRPQEPQETHAGKKKTLDPTNSKLNSKPSANILPSQPVVHNIKKRSSEKVLQPCLQMMANSNRGLTLQEEHTVLPWLTGLKRGIALEEKEGAILVKEEGFYFVYSQVFYMDTTFAMGHFIVRKKQNIVGDELKKVILFRCVQNMDPDYPYNTCYTGGIVKLEVGDRVELLIPRKSANVSLDGDSTFLGAIKLV; this is translated from the exons ATGGCGGCAGCTCTCAGGAGCGGCTCGTCCTGTGCTGCTCCTGAAGCTCAGAATCGGCGTCTCTCCTGGGCTGTGCTAGTCCTGACCCTGGCTGCCGTCACCTCGtcgtccctctctgtcctcTCGCTGTACCACATCCTCGCCCTGAAGGCCGAGGTGGTCGGCCTCCATGCCGAGCTGAGCCGGAGGAGGAGCGAGCAGCAGAGCGTGTCCATACAGCGGCTGGCCGGACGGCCTCAGGAACCTCAGGAGACCCACGCTGGAAAGAAGAAG ACTCTGGATCCCACAAATAGTAAACTGAACTCCAAACCCAGTGCAAATATTCTCCCATCTCAGCCAGTTGTGCACAACATAAAGAAGAGGTCTTCTGAAAAAG tgttgcagcccTGTTTGCAGATGATGGCCAACAGCAATAGAGGGCTCACCCTGCAAG AAGAACACACGGTCCTTCCCTGGCTGACCGGTCTCAAGCGGGGGATCGCCCTGGAGGAGAAGGAAGGCGCCATCCTTGTCAAGGAGGAGGGCTTCTATTTTGTGTACAGTCAG GTGTTTTACATGGACACGACCTTTGCTATGGGTCACTTTATCGTCCGAAAAAAGCAGAACATCGTCGGCGATGAACTGAAAAAAGTAATTTTGTTCCGCTGCGTTCAGAACATGGACCCGGACTATCCTTACAACACTTGCTACACAGGAG GCATCGTCAAACTGGAGGTGGGAGATCGCGTCGAGCTGCTGATCCCCCGCAAATCTGCCAACGTGTCTCTAGATGGGGATTCCACTTTCCTTGGTGCCATCAAGCTGGTGTGA
- the abhd13 gene encoding protein ABHD13: MEKPWRLWVVVQRWLLAMGSWSWSVCRVSLLALILTFHLYGGFLLLALILVSVAGILYKFQDVLLYFPDQPSSSRLYVPVPTGVPHENIFIRTRDGVRLNLILLRYVGENPSLAPTIIYFHGNAGNIGHRIPNALLMLVHLKVNVVLLDYRGYGKSEGEPSEEGLYLDAEAALDHVMTRPDIDKTKIILFGRSLGGAVAVHLASGNPHRVAAIIVENTFLSIPHMASTLFSFLPMRYLPLCCYKNKFLSYRQIAQCRVPSLFISGLSDQLIPPVMMKQLYELSPSRTKRLAVFPDGTHNDTWQCQGYFAALEQFIKDLLKSHAQEETVQSGASVTII; the protein is encoded by the coding sequence ATGGAGAAGCCGTGGAggctgtgggtggtggtgcagaGGTGGCTCCTGGCCATGGGCTCCTGGTCCTGGAGCGTGTGTCGGGTCTCTCTCCTGGCCCTCATCCTCACCTTCCATCTGTACGGCGGTTTCCTGCTGCTGGCGCTCATCTTGGTGTCCGTGGCCGGTATCCTCTACAAGTTTCAGGACGTGCTGCTCTACTTCCCCGATCAGCCCTCCTCATCACGCCTCTACGTCCCCGTGCCTACAGGGGTCCCGCACGAAAACATCTTCATCAGGACCAGGGACGGCGTGCGTCTCAATCTCATCCTGCTGCGGTACGTGGGCGAGAACCCCAGCCTGGCGCCCACCATCATTTATTTCCACGGCAATGCTGGCAACATTGGACACCGCATTCCCAATGCGCTGCTGATGTTGGTGCACCTGAAGGTGAACGTGGTGTTGTTGGACTATCGGGGCTATGGGAAGAGCGAAGGTGAGCCCAGCGAGGAGGGCCTGTATCTAGATGCGGAGGCCGCTCTCGATCATGTCATGACGAGGCCGGACATCGACAAGACAAAGATCATCCTGTTCGGGCGCTCGCTGGGGGGAGCTGTGGCTGTGCACCTGGCCTCGGGGAATCCCCACCGTGTGGCGGCCATCATAGTGGAGAACACCTTCTTGAGCATCCCTCATATGGCCAGTACCCTCTTCTCCTTCCTCCCCATGAGGTACCTTCCGCTGTGCTGCTATAAGAACAAGTTCCTGTCGTACCGGCAGATCGCACAGTGCCGGGTGCCTTCGCTCTTCATCTCGGGGCTATCTGACCAGCTCATCCCACCGGTCATGATGAAGCAGCTGTACGAGTTGTCGCCCTCTCGGACCAAAAGACTGGCTGTCTTCCCGGACGGCACGCACAATGACACGTGGCAGTGCCAGGGCTACTTCGCTGCCCTTGAGCAGTTCATTAAGGACCTCCTGAAGAGTCATGCTCAGGAGGAAACCGTCCAATCCGGGGCCAGCGTGACCATCATTTAA